A genomic region of Planctomycetota bacterium contains the following coding sequences:
- a CDS encoding glycerol-3-phosphate dehydrogenase/oxidase: MDRRASLARLRTEKFDLLVVGGGITGCGIALDAAARGLRTALIERGDFAGGTSSRSSKLIHGGLRYLRNLQFKVTLEASREKSLLKRLAPHLVEDLPFVLPFWSRAARAALASGLWIYDAAAGFPKGLIHRHLDARQAREAIPGIRSEGLRGAYVYYDARADDCRLVLHVAKKASDLGAVLANYVEATGFLKENGRIVGVRTRDFDIAASRVVNATGVWCDELRSADDPAEPRAVRPSKGVHLVVPARRLGLSGAVTLPAPEEGRVVFLIPWGDSAIVGTTDTDYTGPLDRPRAEPEDMAYLLERVNAFLPSVRLGAEDIRSTYAGLRPLLLDDGSSSPSRVPREHRIFESPSGLLSVTGGKLTTYRRMAKEVVDAITDRPCRTADINLFASEAQDPLARFYGSEASRIVDRAPLLDGLPHVWGEVDYALEREMALTLTDVLARRMRLALYAPDQGRSVAYAVAQRMGARLGWDGEEVRRQVEAYERELEESYRRGF; the protein is encoded by the coding sequence ACCGGCGGGCAAGCCTGGCCCGGCTTCGGACGGAGAAGTTTGATCTTCTCGTCGTGGGCGGCGGGATCACGGGCTGCGGAATCGCGCTGGACGCCGCCGCGCGCGGATTGCGCACGGCGCTCATCGAGCGGGGCGACTTCGCCGGCGGCACCTCGAGCCGGTCGTCCAAGCTCATCCACGGCGGACTGCGCTACTTGAGGAATCTTCAGTTCAAGGTGACGCTGGAGGCATCGCGCGAGAAGAGCCTGCTCAAAAGGCTCGCGCCGCACCTGGTCGAGGATCTTCCCTTCGTGCTTCCCTTCTGGAGTCGGGCCGCCCGGGCCGCTCTGGCCTCCGGCCTCTGGATCTATGACGCGGCGGCGGGCTTCCCGAAAGGGCTCATCCACCGGCATCTCGACGCCCGGCAGGCCCGCGAGGCGATCCCCGGGATCCGCTCGGAGGGGCTGCGCGGGGCGTACGTCTATTACGACGCCCGGGCGGACGATTGCCGCCTGGTGCTCCATGTGGCCAAGAAGGCGTCGGACCTCGGAGCGGTTCTGGCCAATTACGTGGAAGCGACGGGCTTCCTGAAGGAAAACGGCCGGATCGTGGGGGTCCGAACGCGCGATTTCGACATCGCGGCTTCCCGCGTGGTGAACGCCACGGGGGTCTGGTGCGACGAACTTCGGTCGGCCGACGATCCCGCGGAGCCGCGTGCCGTGCGACCGTCCAAGGGCGTGCACCTCGTCGTACCGGCGCGCCGTCTGGGACTTTCGGGCGCGGTCACCCTCCCCGCTCCCGAAGAGGGGCGCGTGGTGTTTCTGATTCCCTGGGGAGATTCCGCGATCGTGGGAACCACCGATACCGATTACACGGGTCCTCTGGACCGGCCGCGGGCGGAGCCGGAGGACATGGCGTATCTCCTGGAGCGCGTCAACGCATTTTTGCCCTCGGTCCGTCTCGGGGCTGAAGACATTCGAAGCACGTATGCGGGGCTGCGGCCGCTTCTCCTGGACGACGGCTCGAGTTCCCCTTCGCGCGTGCCGCGCGAGCACCGTATCTTCGAGAGCCCGTCGGGGCTTCTTTCCGTTACGGGAGGGAAGCTCACGACCTATCGGAGGATGGCCAAGGAAGTCGTGGATGCGATTACGGATCGCCCCTGCCGTACCGCGGACATCAATCTTTTCGCCTCCGAGGCGCAGGATCCTCTGGCGCGCTTCTACGGTTCCGAGGCTTCCCGGATCGTCGATCGCGCGCCGCTCCTGGACGGACTGCCCCACGTGTGGGGCGAGGTGGACTACGCGCTGGAGCGGGAGATGGCGCTCACCCTGACGGACGTTCTGGCCCGGCGGATGCGGCTGGCGCTCTACGCTCCGGATCAGGGGCGCTCCGTGGCCTACGCCGTGGCGCAGCGCATGGGGGCGCGACTCGGATGGGATGGCGAGGAGGTCCGGCGGCAGGTCGAGGCGTACGAACGGGAGCTGGAGGAATCCTACCGCCGCGGATTCTGA